One window from the genome of Thermoleophilia bacterium encodes:
- a CDS encoding DUF448 domain-containing protein: MTLSPRQWSWTRGRGTSDAAPFRRHIPERMCLGCRRRVPQTELVRFIAILRGRSLMLVRDDGATRTGRGLYTCADPECFTRAVERRAFPRAARGNVVVDPAMADSMADEMRTRQA, from the coding sequence ATGACGCTGTCACCTCGGCAGTGGTCGTGGACGAGGGGGCGGGGTACGAGTGATGCAGCCCCGTTCAGGCGCCACATTCCGGAGCGCATGTGCCTCGGGTGTCGCCGGCGAGTTCCCCAAACTGAGTTGGTGCGGTTCATCGCGATCCTGCGCGGGCGCTCACTGATGCTGGTGCGTGACGACGGGGCGACTCGGACCGGACGCGGGCTTTACACCTGCGCCGACCCCGAGTGCTTCACGCGTGCCGTGGAACGGCGCGCATTCCCGCGGGCTGCGCGGGGAAATGTGGTTGTGGATCCGGCCATGGCTGATTCGATGGCCGACGAGATGCGGACGAGGCAGGCATGA